In Streptomyces sp. DG2A-72, one genomic interval encodes:
- a CDS encoding NAD(P)/FAD-dependent oxidoreductase — protein sequence MAHVVIIGAGPVGLVTSMLLASDGHRATVLDRDPAAARTMEAAIGGDWRRPGVKQFGHTHILMPGGFRLLDKELPGAVDRIREAGGYTYSMLSGAWTVPSAGPRQAGDERFETVTARRPVLEAALFDTAAETPGVRILGGAKVVSLLVGEARTSGRPHIAGVVTDSGARIEADLVVDASGRRTDVPDLLAQVGGAPEVVREEAGFRYYTRYFRADERGVPAPRTWPLTHHNSISIVTAPGDGDTWSTTLVTSDRDQELRPLRRADVWNRVLALYPHAAHWNEGIPLTDVHVMGGTHNTLRCLVADEQPVVTGILAIGDARMTTNPQFGMGMTTGLRHAVRLRDVLRLLGTDDAVELALRVDRGIDEESGPGWADDTAWTRHRIAEIDAEMRGERYVTDDPAWALRTAVEAVFLKDPDILRAWGDVGSMLATGDAAFVETGLVERVIRLGADAPRYAEPGPNRAELLAAVRDGEPGPNRGRLLVAVRDGE from the coding sequence ATGGCCCACGTAGTGATCATCGGAGCCGGTCCTGTCGGCCTTGTCACCTCGATGCTGCTTGCCTCGGACGGGCATCGCGCGACCGTGCTCGACCGGGATCCCGCCGCCGCACGCACGATGGAGGCGGCCATCGGTGGCGACTGGCGACGGCCCGGCGTCAAGCAGTTCGGCCACACACACATCCTCATGCCGGGCGGCTTCCGTCTCCTCGACAAGGAGCTGCCGGGCGCCGTCGACCGTATCCGCGAGGCGGGCGGCTACACGTACAGCATGCTCTCCGGCGCCTGGACGGTGCCGAGTGCCGGCCCGCGACAGGCGGGGGACGAGCGTTTCGAGACCGTCACCGCCCGGCGCCCGGTTCTGGAGGCAGCGCTGTTCGACACCGCGGCCGAGACGCCCGGGGTACGCATCCTCGGCGGGGCCAAGGTGGTGTCCCTGCTCGTGGGCGAGGCCCGCACGTCCGGCCGCCCGCACATCGCCGGAGTGGTCACCGATTCCGGGGCCCGGATCGAGGCCGACCTCGTGGTCGATGCCTCTGGTCGGCGGACCGACGTACCCGATCTCCTCGCGCAGGTCGGCGGCGCACCCGAAGTAGTCCGCGAGGAGGCCGGGTTCCGCTACTACACGCGGTACTTCCGCGCCGACGAGCGGGGAGTGCCGGCCCCGCGGACCTGGCCGCTGACCCACCACAACAGCATCTCGATCGTCACCGCCCCCGGCGACGGCGACACCTGGTCGACCACCCTCGTCACCTCCGACCGCGACCAGGAGCTCCGCCCGCTGAGGCGCGCGGACGTGTGGAACCGCGTGCTCGCCCTCTATCCGCACGCCGCCCACTGGAACGAAGGCATCCCGCTGACCGACGTACACGTGATGGGCGGCACCCACAACACGCTGCGCTGCCTGGTCGCCGACGAACAGCCCGTCGTCACGGGGATCCTGGCGATCGGGGACGCCCGGATGACCACCAACCCGCAGTTCGGTATGGGCATGACGACCGGTCTGCGGCACGCCGTACGGCTGCGTGACGTGCTGCGCCTGCTCGGTACGGACGACGCCGTCGAGCTCGCCCTGCGCGTCGACCGTGGCATCGACGAGGAGTCCGGGCCCGGGTGGGCGGACGACACCGCCTGGACCCGGCACCGCATAGCCGAGATCGACGCCGAGATGCGTGGCGAGCGCTATGTCACGGACGACCCGGCCTGGGCGCTGCGCACCGCGGTGGAGGCCGTCTTCCTGAAGGACCCCGACATCCTGCGCGCCTGGGGCGACGTCGGTTCCATGCTCGCCACCGGCGACGCGGCCTTCGTGGAGACCGGCCTGGTGGAGCGGGTCATCCGGCTGGGGGCCGACGCACCCCGCTACGCCGAGCCGGGCCCCAACCGGGCCGAGCTGCTCGCCGCCGTGCGCGACGGGGAGCCGGGCCCGAACCGGGGGAGGCTGCTGGTCGCCGTGCGTGACGGGGAGTGA
- a CDS encoding amidase, whose product MEPYELSVADAAGAVRTRQLSPVELVDSVLERIERVEPRLRAYTLVTADHARSAARQAAHEVAADGVRGPLHGIPAGLKDLIDVAGMATTASSRVRADHRAEADSAVAARLTAAGVAFVGKTHTHEFAYGLTTPQTSNAWDQGRVAGGSSGGSAVAVAAGAAAFALGTDTGGSIRVPAALNGVVGLKPTYGLVSRHGITSLAWSLDHVGPITRTVEDAALVLAALVGHDPRDPASVAAPPVDYRPGPGTDLTGLRIGVPGSYYFDRVDSEVEAAVRHAIGRLEALGARLVEVEIPMTRYIQATQWGLMVPEATAYHERTLRTVPELYAADVRVLLEAGELMTAGDYLRAQRARTLMRQAWQRMLDTVDMVAAPTVPLTAVKAGQSTVTWDDGTEESVSDAYVRLSAPASITGVPSLTLPVGQDSAGLPIGMQLMGRPLGEAALLRAGHAYERTGTARGVAPVT is encoded by the coding sequence ATGGAGCCGTATGAGCTCTCCGTCGCCGACGCGGCCGGGGCCGTACGGACCCGGCAGCTGTCCCCGGTCGAGCTGGTGGACTCCGTGCTGGAACGTATCGAGCGGGTCGAACCCCGCCTGCGGGCCTACACCTTGGTGACGGCCGACCACGCGCGCAGCGCGGCGCGGCAGGCTGCGCACGAGGTCGCCGCCGACGGCGTCAGGGGGCCGCTGCACGGCATCCCCGCGGGGCTGAAGGATCTGATCGACGTGGCCGGGATGGCGACCACGGCGAGCTCCCGGGTACGCGCGGACCACCGGGCGGAGGCGGACAGCGCGGTCGCCGCACGACTGACGGCAGCCGGCGTGGCGTTCGTCGGAAAGACCCACACGCACGAGTTCGCCTACGGCCTGACCACGCCGCAGACCAGTAACGCCTGGGACCAGGGCCGGGTGGCCGGCGGCTCCAGCGGCGGTTCGGCCGTCGCCGTGGCCGCCGGGGCTGCGGCGTTCGCACTGGGCACCGACACCGGAGGGTCGATCCGGGTGCCCGCCGCACTGAACGGAGTGGTCGGCCTGAAGCCGACGTACGGGCTGGTCTCCCGGCACGGCATCACCTCGCTGGCCTGGTCGCTCGACCATGTCGGGCCCATCACGCGCACGGTGGAGGACGCCGCGCTGGTCCTGGCCGCCCTGGTCGGCCACGACCCTCGGGACCCCGCATCCGTGGCGGCACCGCCCGTGGACTACCGGCCCGGACCCGGCACGGACCTGACAGGGCTGCGGATCGGCGTGCCGGGCAGCTACTACTTCGACCGGGTCGACTCCGAGGTCGAGGCCGCCGTACGGCACGCGATCGGCCGGCTGGAGGCGCTCGGCGCGCGGCTCGTCGAGGTGGAGATCCCGATGACGCGCTACATCCAGGCGACCCAGTGGGGGCTGATGGTCCCCGAGGCCACCGCCTACCACGAGCGGACGCTGCGGACGGTGCCCGAGCTGTACGCGGCGGACGTCCGCGTTCTCTTGGAGGCGGGCGAACTCATGACCGCCGGGGACTACCTGCGGGCCCAGCGCGCCCGCACGCTCATGCGGCAGGCCTGGCAGCGCATGCTGGACACGGTCGACATGGTCGCCGCGCCGACCGTGCCCCTGACGGCCGTGAAGGCCGGCCAGTCCACCGTGACCTGGGACGACGGCACGGAAGAGAGCGTCTCCGACGCGTATGTACGGCTGTCGGCCCCGGCGAGCATCACCGGGGTGCCGTCGCTGACCCTGCCGGTCGGGCAGGACTCGGCGGGCCTGCCGATCGGCATGCAGCTCATGGGCAGGCCCCTGGGCGAGGCCGCGCTGCTGCGCGCGGGCCACGCGTACGAGCGGACCGGGACCGCCCGCGGCGTTGCGCCGGTGACGTAG
- a CDS encoding MBL fold metallo-hydrolase, with the protein MRTSPLTETAAPPTAQPSATVPSWTVGDITVHRVDEIPLPRQTGPWLLPGATADVVSQQDWLRPDFADREGVLRLDSHSFALVTDGLRVLVDTGIGNGKTRANPAWHNLRTDYLARLTDAGFPPDSVDLVVLTHLHTDHVGWNTRAADGAWVPTFPNARYLTAKAEYDFWAGYDMDAARRAMFRDSVYPIEDAGLLDLVDVPAEGVGIAAGLRLVPAPGHTPGHVAVQVGGGDDMALITGDCFHHPVQLAHPGIGSCVDIDPVQAEATRRRLLASLADTGTLVLGTHFPAPTAGHVVTRGHTYRLEPVRADGPAIATV; encoded by the coding sequence ATGCGCACATCACCGCTCACCGAGACCGCCGCGCCCCCCACCGCCCAGCCGTCGGCCACCGTCCCGTCCTGGACCGTCGGCGACATCACCGTCCACCGCGTCGACGAGATCCCCTTGCCCCGGCAGACCGGCCCCTGGCTGCTGCCGGGCGCCACCGCGGACGTTGTGTCCCAACAGGACTGGCTGCGGCCCGACTTCGCGGACCGCGAAGGGGTCCTACGCCTCGACAGCCACAGCTTCGCGCTGGTCACGGACGGACTGCGTGTTCTCGTCGACACCGGCATCGGCAATGGCAAGACACGGGCGAACCCGGCATGGCACAACCTCCGTACCGACTACCTCGCCCGCCTCACGGACGCCGGATTCCCCCCGGACTCCGTCGACCTGGTGGTCCTGACTCATCTGCACACCGACCACGTCGGCTGGAACACCCGGGCGGCGGACGGCGCATGGGTGCCCACGTTCCCCAACGCCCGCTACCTCACGGCGAAGGCCGAATACGACTTCTGGGCCGGCTACGACATGGACGCGGCGCGGCGAGCCATGTTCCGCGACTCCGTGTACCCGATCGAGGACGCGGGCCTGCTCGACCTCGTCGATGTGCCGGCCGAGGGCGTCGGCATCGCCGCCGGTCTGCGCCTGGTGCCCGCCCCGGGGCACACCCCCGGTCACGTCGCCGTCCAGGTGGGCGGCGGAGACGATATGGCCCTGATTACCGGGGACTGCTTCCATCATCCGGTTCAGCTGGCGCATCCGGGCATCGGCAGCTGCGTCGACATCGACCCCGTACAGGCGGAGGCGACCCGCCGCCGGCTGCTCGCCTCGCTCGCCGACACCGGCACGCTCGTTCTCGGCACCCACTTCCCCGCCCCGACCGCCGGCCATGTGGTCACCCGGGGGCACACCTACCGACTGGAGCCGGTACGCGCCGACGGCCCGGCCATCGCCACGGTCTGA
- a CDS encoding TetR/AcrR family transcriptional regulator: MSRKSMVRPGGRSARVQASVHSAVRELEAEVGRPALTVPLIAARAGVTPSTIYRRWGDLQELLSDVAVERLRPEAPPEDHGSLSADLRNWAEQFLDEMASPAGRAYIRDALLGDPDGDNAGRCSAYAAEQVGIILGRATERDEDTPDAETVIDRVVAPIMYRILFRPDGLTAAYAHRLVGEALERRVTAG; the protein is encoded by the coding sequence ATGAGTCGCAAATCGATGGTGCGTCCCGGCGGCCGCAGCGCCCGCGTCCAGGCGTCGGTCCACTCCGCGGTGCGCGAGCTGGAAGCGGAAGTGGGCCGGCCGGCGTTGACCGTTCCCCTGATCGCCGCCCGTGCCGGCGTCACTCCCTCGACGATCTATCGCCGTTGGGGCGACCTCCAGGAACTGCTGTCGGACGTCGCCGTGGAGCGTCTGCGTCCGGAGGCTCCGCCGGAGGACCACGGATCCCTGTCGGCGGACCTGCGGAACTGGGCCGAGCAGTTCCTCGACGAGATGGCCTCGCCCGCGGGCCGCGCCTACATCCGCGACGCCCTGCTCGGCGACCCCGACGGTGACAACGCGGGCCGGTGCTCGGCGTACGCGGCCGAGCAGGTCGGCATCATTCTCGGCCGGGCCACGGAGCGCGACGAGGACACTCCGGACGCCGAGACCGTCATCGACCGGGTCGTGGCACCGATCATGTACCGCATCCTCTTCCGTCCCGACGGTCTGACCGCCGCCTACGCACACCGTCTGGTCGGGGAAGCGCTGGAGCGACGCGTAACGGCCGGCTGA
- a CDS encoding sigma-70 family RNA polymerase sigma factor, protein MSRTPEAGTPIPGASPGPPRSDDCEEFVRALYHHHATPLLRYAARLLGGDWHKAEDLLQEATARAWRHFASAGTDPVSIRPWLFTVVRNLAIDHHRAQLIRPSETQAIEDLDLPVDDAIDRMLTTQIVLDALSLLTPAQRKVLTLTYYRGYSVVQAAEHLGIPPGTVKSRSYYALRALRDTLRARGVVRS, encoded by the coding sequence ATGAGTCGGACTCCGGAAGCCGGAACACCGATACCCGGTGCAAGTCCCGGCCCTCCGCGGTCCGACGACTGCGAGGAATTCGTACGTGCCCTCTACCACCACCACGCCACCCCGCTGCTGCGCTACGCGGCCCGCCTGCTGGGCGGCGACTGGCACAAGGCGGAGGACCTGCTGCAGGAAGCCACCGCTCGCGCGTGGCGGCACTTCGCCTCCGCCGGCACAGATCCGGTGTCCATCCGTCCCTGGCTGTTCACCGTCGTGCGGAACCTCGCCATCGACCACCACCGCGCCCAGCTCATCCGGCCCTCGGAGACCCAGGCCATCGAGGATCTCGATCTGCCGGTCGACGATGCCATCGATCGCATGCTCACCACGCAGATCGTGCTGGACGCGCTCAGCCTGCTCACCCCCGCCCAGCGCAAGGTGCTCACCCTGACGTACTACCGCGGCTACAGCGTCGTACAGGCCGCCGAACACCTCGGCATCCCACCGGGCACCGTCAAATCACGCAGCTACTACGCTCTGCGGGCACTGCGCGACACCCTCCGTGCACGCGGTGTCGTCCGGTCCTGA
- a CDS encoding NAD(P)/FAD-dependent oxidoreductase, producing MLTPSRSTEGCVMHVVVCGAGPVGAVVALLLAAGGHQVTVLDQRPVPPPSADPGTRGQLPTVSDRLRATREPPLLMLPGAMRMVSRELPGIARKLASASTVIEGGTDLVAHRTVVSSMLSEELSRTRGVRTERGVGVAALLTTGTERIPGRPHIQGVLTDTGKAVLADLVVDAAGRESRMVRLLSEVGAPRPHEERQDTGFRFYTRHFGSAETSAGRARWSLHHFDGVSVGVLSAGHGQWSMTLCIGDEDLELYLLAGPSAWNRAAGLYAPLLPRLGGSPLPGVWVTSRLESCYRRFVLRGRPVATGTASVGDAWAATNPLLGLGPSMGLLHAVLLRDAVRQGGPEEVAVRFDRLTEDLLAPLHHRITEWEEGLQAGDGWFSDRPGSRRGLPGAAAVSGAPPGPDTKPAGLARDLLARFSAVAADAASSTRTGPSRAQLVETLARSGTGV from the coding sequence ATGCTCACACCGTCCAGATCGACGGAGGGCTGTGTGATGCATGTCGTGGTGTGCGGTGCGGGTCCGGTGGGCGCGGTGGTCGCCCTGTTGCTGGCGGCGGGGGGCCATCAGGTAACGGTTCTGGACCAGCGGCCTGTCCCTCCCCCGTCGGCGGATCCGGGCACCCGAGGGCAGCTCCCGACCGTGTCCGACCGGCTGCGCGCGACCAGAGAACCCCCTCTTCTGATGCTTCCCGGAGCCATGCGCATGGTGTCCCGCGAGCTGCCCGGCATCGCCCGGAAACTCGCATCGGCGAGCACCGTCATCGAGGGGGGAACGGACTTGGTCGCGCACCGCACGGTCGTCTCGTCGATGCTGAGCGAGGAGTTGTCGCGTACGCGGGGCGTCAGGACCGAACGCGGAGTCGGTGTCGCCGCCCTGCTGACGACCGGCACGGAACGTATCCCCGGCAGGCCGCACATCCAAGGGGTCCTGACGGACACGGGCAAGGCCGTGCTCGCCGATCTGGTCGTCGACGCGGCCGGCCGCGAGTCTCGGATGGTCAGGCTGCTGAGCGAGGTGGGCGCGCCCCGACCGCACGAGGAACGCCAGGACACCGGCTTTCGGTTCTACACCCGCCATTTCGGTTCGGCCGAGACCTCTGCCGGACGGGCGAGGTGGTCTCTTCACCACTTCGACGGCGTTTCCGTCGGTGTGCTGTCCGCAGGCCACGGGCAGTGGTCGATGACGCTGTGCATCGGCGACGAAGACCTGGAGCTGTACCTGCTCGCTGGACCGTCCGCGTGGAACCGGGCGGCCGGGCTGTACGCGCCGCTGCTGCCGCGCCTCGGCGGAAGCCCTCTTCCCGGTGTGTGGGTCACCTCCCGCCTGGAGAGCTGCTACCGGCGTTTCGTCCTGCGTGGCCGCCCGGTGGCGACCGGAACGGCGAGCGTCGGCGACGCATGGGCCGCGACCAATCCCCTGCTCGGTCTGGGGCCGTCGATGGGACTGCTGCACGCCGTCCTGCTGAGGGACGCCGTGCGGCAGGGCGGCCCGGAGGAGGTCGCCGTACGGTTCGACCGCCTCACCGAGGATCTGCTGGCGCCGCTCCACCACCGGATCACCGAGTGGGAGGAGGGACTACAGGCAGGAGACGGCTGGTTTTCGGACCGCCCGGGGAGCCGGCGGGGCCTTCCCGGGGCGGCTGCCGTATCCGGGGCGCCGCCCGGACCGGACACGAAACCCGCGGGTCTCGCCCGCGATCTGCTGGCCCGGTTCTCCGCGGTGGCGGCCGACGCCGCCTCCTCCACTCGGACAGGCCCGTCCCGCGCCCAGCTCGTGGAGACGCTCGCGCGAAGCGGCACCGGCGTATGA
- a CDS encoding M14 family zinc carboxypeptidase, which produces MRRVPGYAVFPSVDVMHAELDAVAAAHPGLVRLRRVGTSRLGEPLRVLTVGDGPADAVVIGGPHPNEPVGTLTVSALIELLCEDAALRAELGHRWHFLPCADPDGARLNEGWYGRPGDRRAYVEHFYRPDLPDQVEWTFPLIDEDYHFDRTLPETAALMRLMDEVEPSLVCSLHNGEYQGAYFYLNRDDAPLAEQLAELPGLQGLPLHHGEPELPGSKPIAPAVHTTPNGAQVAAAFGAGGSSADYAARFGALHLVTEVPYWADARVSDRTGSGRTHQEIATAGATARRELIETLQAALRAVSDDLTVRSPFRRSTESTLETLRRLAERAEVPAGLDRPATLAEEFDSRQAVHLLRLRLLGVFLRMLDAEIAAGNPTPAIRAQHRLLTERFDRWFREAEAESPGPAIEIRRLVAVQLGAVLLAASRTAGGTATRQVAP; this is translated from the coding sequence ATGAGGCGGGTGCCCGGCTATGCGGTGTTCCCGTCCGTCGACGTCATGCACGCCGAACTCGACGCGGTGGCCGCCGCCCACCCCGGCCTGGTGCGACTGCGGCGCGTCGGGACCTCGCGCCTCGGCGAGCCGCTGCGCGTGCTGACCGTCGGCGACGGGCCCGCGGACGCGGTCGTCATCGGTGGACCGCATCCCAACGAGCCGGTCGGGACCCTCACCGTCAGCGCCCTGATCGAGCTGCTGTGCGAGGACGCCGCGCTGCGGGCCGAACTGGGCCATCGCTGGCACTTCCTGCCGTGCGCCGACCCGGACGGCGCCAGGCTCAACGAGGGCTGGTACGGCCGTCCCGGCGACCGCCGCGCCTACGTCGAGCACTTCTACCGTCCCGATCTGCCCGACCAGGTCGAGTGGACCTTCCCGCTGATCGACGAGGACTACCACTTCGACCGCACCCTGCCGGAGACGGCGGCCCTGATGCGGCTCATGGACGAGGTTGAACCGTCCCTGGTCTGCTCCCTGCACAACGGGGAGTACCAGGGGGCGTACTTCTACCTGAACCGCGACGATGCTCCGCTCGCCGAGCAACTGGCCGAACTGCCCGGCCTGCAAGGCCTCCCACTGCATCACGGCGAGCCGGAACTGCCCGGCTCGAAACCGATCGCCCCGGCCGTCCACACCACTCCGAATGGAGCGCAGGTGGCCGCCGCGTTCGGGGCGGGCGGCAGCAGCGCCGACTACGCGGCCCGGTTCGGTGCGCTCCACCTGGTGACCGAGGTGCCCTACTGGGCCGACGCGCGTGTGTCCGACCGGACCGGATCCGGCCGCACCCACCAGGAGATCGCCACCGCCGGGGCGACCGCCCGGCGCGAGCTGATCGAGACGCTCCAGGCGGCCCTGCGAGCCGTCTCGGACGACCTCACCGTGCGGTCGCCGTTCCGCCGCTCCACCGAGAGCACGCTGGAGACCTTGCGCAGGCTCGCCGAACGGGCAGAAGTGCCGGCCGGCCTCGACCGGCCGGCCACGCTCGCCGAGGAGTTCGACAGCCGTCAGGCGGTGCATCTGCTGCGGCTCCGCCTGCTCGGGGTGTTCCTGCGCATGCTCGACGCCGAGATCGCCGCGGGCAACCCGACACCGGCCATCCGAGCACAACACCGCCTGCTCACAGAGCGGTTCGACCGCTGGTTCCGGGAAGCCGAGGCCGAGTCCCCGGGGCCCGCGATCGAGATCCGCAGGCTGGTCGCGGTGCAACTGGGCGCCGTCCTGCTCGCCGCCTCCCGAACGGCGGGCGGTACCGCCACCCGGCAGGTCGCACCATGA
- a CDS encoding TetR/AcrR family transcriptional regulator: MTRVETKERNRRALLDAARQAVARDGHRARLDEIAEQAGLTTGAVYSLFGSKNGLMTALVTDYLGPHYEGMEQAAPVALDLVAAVDAFARYYRRVCDDPDALRHLSFEISLQDMALRDPELQARLAASIQAHEERLAALFAGRSHHGATVTPQQARRLATALRALLVGLSQGVVLGPEEAAPESYFADTARALTAPEVLGPP, encoded by the coding sequence ATGACAAGGGTCGAGACCAAGGAACGCAATCGCCGCGCCCTGCTCGACGCAGCGCGCCAGGCCGTGGCCAGGGACGGCCACCGCGCCCGGCTCGACGAGATCGCCGAACAGGCCGGCCTGACCACCGGCGCCGTCTACTCGCTGTTCGGCAGCAAGAACGGCCTGATGACCGCACTGGTCACCGACTACCTCGGTCCGCACTACGAAGGCATGGAGCAGGCCGCCCCCGTCGCACTCGACCTGGTGGCGGCGGTCGATGCCTTCGCCCGCTACTACCGGCGCGTGTGCGACGATCCCGACGCTTTGCGGCACCTGTCGTTCGAGATCAGCCTGCAGGACATGGCGTTGCGCGACCCCGAACTGCAGGCCAGGCTCGCCGCGTCCATCCAGGCCCACGAGGAACGCCTGGCGGCGCTGTTCGCCGGCAGATCGCACCATGGAGCCACGGTGACGCCACAGCAGGCGCGGCGCCTGGCCACCGCGCTCAGAGCACTCCTCGTCGGCCTCAGCCAGGGAGTCGTCCTCGGCCCGGAAGAAGCGGCTCCGGAGTCGTACTTCGCCGATACCGCCCGCGCCCTGACCGCACCGGAGGTACTCGGGCCGCCCTGA
- a CDS encoding zf-HC2 domain-containing protein has protein sequence MDCEHARIALTAQVLGILERAERDGLRAHLDQCSSCRCEREELLGVLPLLDTVMPYELDGVPTPDPARAIEAARRAAADRD, from the coding sequence GTGGATTGCGAGCACGCCCGTATCGCCCTCACCGCGCAGGTGCTCGGCATCCTCGAACGGGCGGAGCGCGACGGCCTGCGGGCGCACCTCGACCAGTGCTCGTCGTGCCGTTGCGAGCGGGAGGAACTTCTCGGCGTGCTCCCGCTGCTCGACACCGTGATGCCGTACGAACTGGACGGCGTGCCGACACCCGACCCCGCGCGGGCCATCGAGGCCGCGCGCCGTGCGGCGGCGGACCGGGACTGA
- a CDS encoding MarR family winged helix-turn-helix transcriptional regulator: protein MALPRTPAAHEGRLSASAPLQDELCFALYVAARASVGHYRPLLAELGLTYPQYLVMLVLWERGPVTVKDLGKVLSLDSGTLSPLLKRLEDAGIVDRRRNQSDGRQLEVSITETGDALRERARRVAESARRELHYSPEQYDALVRSLHDLAGRPGVRAGSRPAGPSVSPWRTTAS, encoded by the coding sequence ATGGCACTGCCCCGGACACCGGCGGCCCATGAGGGCCGCCTCTCCGCGAGCGCGCCGCTCCAGGACGAGCTCTGCTTCGCCCTGTACGTCGCGGCGCGGGCGTCGGTCGGCCACTATCGTCCGCTCCTGGCCGAGCTCGGACTCACGTATCCGCAGTACCTGGTCATGCTCGTGCTGTGGGAGCGGGGCCCGGTCACCGTCAAGGACCTGGGCAAGGTGCTCAGTCTGGACTCCGGCACCCTGTCCCCTCTCCTGAAGCGCCTGGAAGACGCGGGAATCGTCGACAGACGGCGCAACCAGAGCGATGGACGCCAGCTCGAGGTGTCCATCACGGAGACGGGGGACGCCCTGCGGGAGCGAGCGCGTCGCGTCGCGGAGTCGGCCCGGCGGGAACTCCATTACTCGCCGGAGCAGTACGACGCCCTCGTCCGTTCCCTGCACGACCTGGCCGGGCGCCCGGGCGTGCGGGCGGGATCCCGGCCGGCCGGACCATCGGTGTCGCCCTGGAGGACTACGGCTTCTTGA